In Vibrio atlanticus, the following proteins share a genomic window:
- a CDS encoding TolC family outer membrane protein codes for MNWIKKTTLGLAIALSLPASAQTLEQAVAFTLESNPEIKAAYNQYISQRYLNDASGGAYRPSIDLDGGIGYEYTDLATNSSSTDLTRKEAAITLTQLIWDGANTSNDIDRTAADAESVRYQLLSSAQDIALQVTKVYLDSVKAYEVLTLSENNLATHKNIYIDIKKRVDSGIGSTADMSQVEARIAKAHGNLLAAQNNLFDAHTQFKRLVGQAPLGLVYPRADAGSIPYTIDGALAKAFNQHPVIKIAQADVDSAKFQYKQSKSTNYPTVSFEAAQRWRDDAGGTKGNSDEFSAMLRLKYNLYNGGADQDRAESAAYQLNKAKDLRESTYRNVEESLRLSWSALDLTVQQKDFLSDHVDSASDTVISYEKQYRIGKRTLLDLLNTENELFEARKGFLDAKYDVQYAKYRVMNATGNLLTGLRVETPQEWNEKVEY; via the coding sequence TTGAACTGGATTAAAAAGACTACATTAGGGTTGGCTATTGCACTCAGTTTACCGGCTAGCGCGCAAACCTTAGAGCAAGCCGTCGCGTTTACTTTAGAAAGTAACCCTGAAATCAAAGCGGCATATAACCAGTACATTAGTCAACGTTACCTTAACGATGCTTCAGGTGGAGCTTACCGCCCGAGTATAGATTTAGACGGTGGCATTGGTTACGAATATACGGATTTGGCGACGAATTCGAGCTCAACAGATCTAACGCGTAAAGAAGCAGCAATTACGTTGACACAACTCATTTGGGATGGCGCGAATACTTCTAACGACATTGATCGTACCGCTGCTGATGCAGAGTCTGTCCGTTATCAATTGCTATCTAGCGCTCAAGATATTGCACTGCAAGTAACCAAAGTCTATCTTGATTCAGTTAAAGCTTATGAAGTGCTTACACTTTCTGAAAACAATCTGGCGACGCACAAAAATATCTATATAGATATCAAGAAACGAGTTGATTCAGGCATTGGATCTACGGCAGACATGTCTCAGGTAGAAGCTCGTATTGCAAAAGCGCACGGTAATTTGCTGGCAGCTCAAAATAATTTATTTGATGCCCATACTCAATTCAAACGCCTTGTTGGCCAAGCCCCACTAGGCTTGGTATACCCACGTGCTGATGCAGGCTCTATTCCTTATACGATCGACGGTGCTTTGGCAAAAGCCTTTAACCAACACCCGGTTATCAAAATTGCACAGGCTGATGTAGATTCAGCGAAGTTCCAGTACAAACAGTCGAAGAGTACCAACTACCCAACTGTTTCTTTTGAAGCAGCTCAAAGGTGGCGTGATGATGCAGGTGGTACGAAAGGCAACAGCGATGAATTTTCTGCGATGCTTCGCTTAAAGTACAATCTCTATAACGGTGGAGCCGATCAAGACCGTGCCGAAAGTGCCGCTTATCAACTCAACAAAGCAAAAGACCTACGTGAGAGTACTTACCGTAATGTAGAAGAAAGCTTACGCCTTTCATGGAGCGCTCTTGACTTAACCGTTCAGCAGAAAGATTTCTTGTCGGATCACGTAGATTCAGCTTCTGACACCGTTATCTCTTATGAAAAACAATACCGAATTGGTAAGCGTACCCTTCTCGATCTACTTAACACTGAAAATGAACTCTTCGAAGCACGTAAGGGATTTTTAGACGCTAAGTACGATGTACAGTACGCAAAATATAGAGTCATGAATGCAACAGGTAACCTATTAACAGGGTTACGTGTAGAGACTCCACAAGAATGGAACGAAAAGGTAGAATATTAA